CTCTTATACTCTCGATACCCTGGCCGAGATATGGCACAGGCTTGGTACCGGAGATGACGTCTACTTTATCCTGGGGTGGGACGGCCTGTCCCAGCTTCCCCGGTGGCATGCTCCGGAGCGCATCATCAGGCTGTGCCGCCTGGTGGCCGTGCCCAGGCCGGGCGCTACCAGACCTGACCTTGCCGCCCTGGAAGGCAGTATTCCGGGGCTGTCAGAAAGAGTGATAATGCTCGACAAGCCGCAGGTGGACATCAGCGCCTCCGACATCAGGGAGCGTGTCACCCGTGGCGTTTCTGTCACCGGTCTGGTCCCTCAGGTGGTGGAGGACTATATCAGGGAGCACGGGCTGTATCTGACGGGGCGGTAGGCTTAGCGGCGTGGG
The Dehalococcoidales bacterium DNA segment above includes these coding regions:
- the nadD gene encoding nicotinate-nucleotide adenylyltransferase, coding for MKLGLLGGTFDPIHNGHLAVAEEVKDRLDLNEVLFVPAGQPWLKADTPVSPAEHRVAMVRLATAGIAYYSTSTMEVEREGPSYTLDTLAEIWHRLGTGDDVYFILGWDGLSQLPRWHAPERIIRLCRLVAVPRPGATRPDLAALEGSIPGLSERVIMLDKPQVDISASDIRERVTRGVSVTGLVPQVVEDYIREHGLYLTGR